DNA sequence from the Malus sylvestris chromosome 10, drMalSylv7.2, whole genome shotgun sequence genome:
ccaaatgatcaacctctgatgcctcctccttctagggttctgtccagtactgaggctccgaatgatccccctccggtgccttctctttctggggctctaccgactgctgcgacttctcctaagcaacctttgtgaaggctctctcttgtttgtttattttgactcatgtatatgtacatatttgtagcttatcggggatatcaataaataagctttccttcatttcaacgtattgtgttaaatacaccaaagccttcttctctaagttctttgaattttcttttgttggagctttgtgagtggagcatgtaggttgaggtagtgttcccttaatttcctgagtgaggaaaacttctcggttggagacttggaaaatccaagtcactgagtgggatcggctacatgaatcttagaacgccattgtgctctaAACAGAAGGTAAACAAAATTGTAAATAATTCAATTGATTACTGGAAGGTGTTGCATATCTCttcatatatacacacacacatatatatatgtatatatgtagaCGTAAAGATTTAACAAATTATTAGCAAAGGATGATCATATATGGTTAACAGTGGAAATTATTACTGAGCTACTTTGAATTTTCACATAAAGAAGGTCTTGTTTCAGTACTTAAGTATTATCATTACCTTACAACCActgaaattaatcaaaatatcctaataaaaaaaagatgaatAAGAATCCCATATGACCATTTATGTCTTCATTACATACACAAATGCAGCATTTGGTGTGTGAGAATAACAAAAGGAAACCCTTTTGAAAAGGTTTTCTTCATTGGACAGAACAATGAAAGTAACATTTCATCACAACTATGTTAATTCAGTACAACAGTCATTTGTGATCAGTAATATAGCATGAATGAGAATTAAGGGTGGCCAGAATATGCAAACTTGCAAGCACAACCTGGTTCTCAAAGAAGTTATGTCATGGAACCAAGTTGTAGTTTTATAGGTTATACCATGGAACCAAGTTTTAAAAACACGTtaatcacaaaacaaaaaagccaCCCAGAGAAGCTGATCCTCTCTTGATGAAAAATCTCAGCAAGGTTTTGATACTAACTCTATTGTCCCATTCCATTATAAGTCTATCAAAATCATAAATcaaattcagaaaaaaattctcaaaaatctTACAGAAATCCATAAATCCACATCTAATTTACAGGAAATTTCAAGTCCTCTGAAATCTCTCACTTTTAAAATTCTGAAGATCCATCACTCCAATCTCTAAACTAAATTTTGATTTCATCTAATACTGTAGCAGTAAAATTCAAACACTCAAATGTCATGAAAATAAACCAAATCTGCTTCAATTAAAGTCTAAACACTTGAATTTAATCTCAACATTGAAAAAGAACACTTCACTTTTACAAAAGTTGTACAtaggggaaaaaaaaagacaaaaccaAATCTCACAAACAGCCACAGCGACAACAAAATTGAATACATAACCATGAATATTGATCCACCAGAAAACATAACCATCAAATTCAATACCGAATCAGTTCGAATTAACAATATTCTTCATGAACTTAGTAGACTTTTTATGACCGACAGACagaatttatttactttttattcCAAAAACGATATATTTTAAAAGACAGCTTATAATCAACTTGGGGACATCAGACCACCTATGAGTATCAAGATTTCACATTGCAAATTGAGTTTACAATTATAGGAAACAAATAGAGGTTTAGTCGTTCTCTGAATCTGGAAGTACCTGTGATGTTTTTTGAAAAGACTATTCGCAATAGCTTAAACCAACTCGGTCCCTTTCGTTATACATTCCTTCACTAATTCCTCCCAAAATACCACGAAAAAAACAAATCAGAATTTCACCCACTGAACAAAAACCCATCAGCATAGTGTGAAAAATGCATTATTTCACTTAAAGACTGCCACTTTACTGATGGGATTAATCCAAATAAAATCCCAATTTCCAAAAGtaaattttcaattaatttctCAAAAGCAATCATTTCAAAAAGCCCAGAAGTATACAAAAATATTACCAAAAAATAGAGATATATTGTATAAGTAAACAAAAATAACTTAGAGAAGGGGATGGAAGGGAAGCTGTGATGAGGGTCGAAGGCCATGAGATTACCCAGATCGACTTGAATATGCTGCTGCCGGGTCTCCATTGCTGGTTTTCTGCAATTGCTTTTCAACTTCTCCATTCGACAGTCCAAGTCTGCAACCCCAAAACCTGCATTCtcatcaggaaaaaaaaaaaggaaaaaaaaatcactaaaaagaaaaaggcagaAAATTGCAGGGCATTCTTCCCGAAGGCAACAGATCTAACATTCTTGGAAAGAAAATTCGATcacgaattgaaaaaaaaaaagtgagagagagagacgaaccTTCATACGGAGGCTAGCGATCCGGAGCTCGAGAAATCTGTAAAAGCAAATGGAAGAGCCCTGATTTTCCATATTTCTTCCGTTCTAGGATGAGAGAAACGGAGGAGATGGAGTTGTGGCTACTGCTAGGGTTTGTGGAGGACAGAAACAGGAAGAGTGAGAGATGGGAGGGGAGCGCACAGCAATACGTGCTAAACCAaacggacaaaattaccctctgaACTTTTGAGAATTACACTCCCAACCCAACTTCATTCGGCTGGTATTGTTGTAAATAGGATGAAATCGAGTGGCTTCGTGCTAAACCAtatggacaaaattaccctctgaAATTTTGAGAATCACCCTCCCACCCAGCCACATTCGGCTGGtattgttgtaaataaagcaaaatcaaaacaaacgtGAACAGTGGCTGCCCTCCCCCTACTCTGAAATTTTGAGAATCACCCTCCCACCCAGCCACATTCGGCTGGtattgttgtaaataaagcaaaatcaaaacaaacgtGAACAGTGCCTGCCCTCCCCCCTACTTTAGAATAAGTAATAATTACATATGGGCACATGGGCCAGATTTGCAATTGGGCCTCCATCTGGCGCATCAGGACCGAAtgaaacacacaaaaaacaagtAGGAATGTGTGGAATGCTTCCCCGAGTTGTCCCTGCGTTCGAATGTCACCAAGGTTCTCAAAACTACCCTAATAAAACCTAAAACATGATATAAAGGGGCCCTAAGAGGCTTACCTTAGTTGCACTGTCGAAAACTCGCAGGTGAGATGCAAGCACATTGACTGTACTACAGTGTGTGCAaggaagagagggagaaaaggaAGGGTCCTAGTGGTGGTGGTTGTCTGGGTgtttgtatgtatgtgtgtgtgtgagttccTCCATAGAGGAGAGAAAAGCGAGGTCGAGAAAGAGTTTCGGAGAGAGAGGCAAGAGAGAACcgggagagagaaaagagaagaaagggggaaaaagagagagagagagagaggactgccacgtggcagccataGGGGAAGGGAGACCGGGGAACCAAAAAGAGAAGGGGTCCCATCCGGCTCACCATTTAAGATCCCAAAAGCaattccaaaataaaaataacctcTTTTCCATGAAATTACATAAATGTTCTCCCGATTCAAAATCAGTTTAATTAATTGGAACGGGTTGTTACATTTTGAATTTAAGGCAATAATAAAGGTATTTTTCTATCACCTTCATCGTCATTTAACAAGGTCTTTGGTTCCATACATTGTAATATAAAGAGAATCATCAAGCTTCCAAATTTTAGTATAATCATCACgagcttaaaaaaataaaaaattagatacacaaaaaaataaaataaaataaacacaatttacaaataataaaataaattcacAAACAATCATATATAAAACAGTCAGTATATCTATGCTGTCAGACGAGATTTCGAAGCTACGAAAATGCgagaacaaaaattaacaacaatGTTGCAAGTACCAAATTCGACATATGCATACGGTAAATATGAAATAAGACGTTCTGAATCCTTCTCATCAGATCTGCTCATTTTATATGTCATGGACTGATTGTCTATGCTCTCACAAGCCCTTCTTGAATTGCCTATAAATCCGGCCTAAATGATCGATCGATCGATCGAGGGAGGAGATAGATTGAGAACGGCTACCTTATAGTTGTACTTTGAGTCTGGTTTTAAAGCGGCTGACAAAGAGTTCTGAAACACAAGGTACGAATTTGAAACTTTAACCTAATCTTGCTAGCATCTGAAATTGCTAAGTAAACAAACTCCCTTACATTGCCCCCTTACATTTATGTTATGTTAGGGAAGTGACTATTTCCCCACCTACAAATATTCCACTTAAAATGAACATACTGAACAGGAAACATCAAGATTACAAGAAAAATTTGGAGTGTCAAGATATCCAAATTGAATGCTAGGTaagccaaattcaaaattttgggtTATTGGGAAGCAATTCAATGGAGATAACTCAGTAAAAAGAGAGGATTTCAATCTTTTCGGAATGaaaagagattaagaaaaactagaatAATACCTAAATAACAGCCACTGCAAGATGTCTTTTCGGTGTGAAGGGAATTATGTTATGTTGTAGTATTGTAAGAACTTAAGATTTTTTACGCTATGAAAAAGGATTCGGAGAAAGACTTTGAATTTGGTGTGTGAGCTTTAGGTTGGATGTAGGTTTATATGGAGAATAAAAAATGATGaggttgtagataatgtcaTGTGGCGCagcgtgattggttgaaaatcttattgaaatctTATCGAATATCTATCCACAAAATTGTAATTTCTGATAATGACACATAGCGTAAAAGGATTGGTAAAAAATCCTAtttgaaattaaatataaaagttttttttattacttttttaaaaaataattttttgttcagtCAATTTATCGGGGTGGAGATGCATCGCCTAATTGTCAGGGCAATTATTGCCTTAGTGGGGTTGAGTTACCCCGTAAATAACGATTATTATCTGCACGAGGTTGTTGGTCCGCTATTCTGGCGAGGTTCACCGGGGCATCAAGGGAGTTCCATTCTCTAATCAAGGAAGTTTCCTCTACTTCCCTAATCTTGAGCCCCCTTAACAAAGCTCCAGAACCTTCGCCTCCAGTTATTTGCTTCTTGTGGGGCACTCCTACGGTGGACTTAGGAGGCACACCACTGGATATCCTCCGTTCTTCTTGTTCGGTTTCGAATATTCCTCGGTCCGAACTAAGCGGACCTCTTTTTGAACCTTCTCAGCACGTATCTAGTCAGGATCAAGGACTGGGTATTTGGAGCAATGATTGACAATGGCGTCCGCAAGCCGAGCGGGAATAAATCAAAACGACACGTATTCTAATTTACTCCAATGAATCAATGATTGACAATGGCATCCTCGCCTGAATTCGGAGTGTCTCGAGTGCTTTGCAACATTCACTAGGATGAATATCCACGCGTCATAAAGATAGAAACGATAGCTATTCTGACTTATTCCGAAATACATGATATTAAGATAACTATCCATTCTCAAAAGGAACAGGAAACACATAGTCATGTGAAATTGTGAGACCATGATTTTCTTGAAATTGTGGGATCATGATTTTCTAGAGTCGGAGTAAGGTAGATTGAAACATGAATATCTCAGAAGTCCGGTCATGGACTTAATAGCTTCTGCAGCGGAGCTTCCCAGACGGAGCAGCGATGCCATCATTATCCTATTCTGGAGCAGTGGGCGAAATCCCCTATTCTGGAGCATTGGGCAAAATCCAACGAAAGCATGTTCAATAAGAAATCAGTCAAGTTTCCTATATTCTTAGAATTCTTATAATCATTGGCATGTGTCGTAAGTAATCATACTCTAAAAGGGTGCAATTTCTACTACTAGATATCGTTTGAGATTTTCCTGGTTTAAAATAGATTTTATATCCTAAAATGACTTTATCTAGACTAGTATAAATACACTATTCTAGGGTTCATCTATGGCAATACAATTACCTATTGCCTACTAGTTGAGTctcaaatattttcttattaatttGACTGTCGAAGAGCCTTTGGGCGGCACTCCTGGTCCTCAGCTACTTACGGGTGTTAGTTCTTTTACAAGTTAAACGGATTTGTGCATCTTCCTCCACACAGTGATGTAGAGAAAGTTTGAAATTTCAAGTAGTGGTTAGGTTTTTTGCATAGTTGAGCCGATTCTTGGTAGGTAAATTTAACCTAGAGACTTTACTTGGCTTTGACTTTCTTACAAAATAGTCTTAAGATCTTTTGAGAAGCCCTAAAAAGGTTATGGCCACGAAATATCCTAAAATGGGATTAATTACTAAATCCTATCTTAATACATTCCATAAACCCAATTGAAGATAAACTCTATCAAGTAAAGAATCTCTATCATAATCAATCATGAATGCTTCGATAATCATCCCATGATATTATCTCCTAataatatcttgggaatatcCTCTCCTTATTCATCAAACAGATTACACACCTTAGCCAATAGGATGATGCCATGTGTAGGGCAAAACCGACCATCTCCTACAAATATTTATCCACAAAATTGTAATGGCATTAAGGTTGGTAAAAAATCATATatgtaattaaatataaaattatatttttattaactttcttaaaaagtattttttaaactaattgTCTGGTCAATTTATGTATGGGGTGAAGATGCAGTTGCCTAATTGTTGAGATAAACTTGTGTGGGGCTTAACTTGCCATTGAATTTTACTGAGTGGGACTACAATCCACTAAAAAATGGACACATGACAAgtcttaaatataatttttttccccTTCTTTTATATTTAAGGTTCTCATAATTATTTTTCTCACTAATTAATATACATCAATTTAATGGCTATTTTTTTGTTCCCCCctcccccttttttttatttccaaataTTCCCTCCGGTTTATGTTGCAGGGCATGCCTGCCTTCTTTTAACTTGCATAGCTCTTGATCCAACATATGAACCCTAAATTGATTGACATCTGAGCCCTAATATTAGACTAACATATTAacgaaaacaaataaaaaattagactaACATATTAACCCTAGTAcgcttatatatatgtgttattCATATCAAGTTCACATGATCAAATCAACTATTATATAAATGACGAAGAAAAACTTACAGATTCTTGATTGCTTCCCATGACAAAAATTGGAGAAAGTGATATTGTTTAGGGTGTagaattttttttgaagaaaggcgagagaaaaaaaaaaagccggaGAGACAGAGAAGTGGGAGTAAGAGATAACAGTGTCAATAGTCTATTAAATGTAAGGACACTTGTTGAAAAATTAGATAAGGAGACATAGACGGGACATGCATCCTGAGATAGCAAACCTGCAACTCATTACAACTTCTGGCGAAGCGATTGATATGTCACAAAGTGGACTCACCCTAACatcaacccttttttttttcttttagtacaacgatatatttaggTTAATGGAAATGAGAGAGGTGCCAAGTTAGACAATGGGCAGTGTACTTGGGTATTGAATTAGCTATCCATTATTCAAATATAAAACTTCtgacttataagtgaagatgaatactaccTAACTGTACTAATGAGTAGCAACATCAATCGTCTTAGAAGGCCGAAAGTTATTTAATCCGACTAATGAGTGGCAACATCAACTGTCTTAGAAGGCTGAAAGTTATTTAATCCGTCCTTGAATTAGCAGTTTacttaacagattttctaacgaatgtatgaaattaaaataaaatgataagtaaatgtatgaaattaaaatgttttaaaaatgtggtaagaaattgaaatcgaCCTTAAGCTTGAAggagtaaaatgtaatttatccaaaacaaatgtatttttagaaagccactgctatgacaGATGGCTAACATCTAATGATTGTCTACGGCCTAATCTTGACCGTCCATTACAAAGTAAAAACACAAACTTAGAAATGAAATTTTATAGAGGAAATCTGCACAATTACTTGTACTTCAGCATCGATGGTCCCCTCTGGAAATATACATCAATATTTGAAGAAAACCGTTCCatgaatgaggtgtcttgcacAATTACGTCCTAATCTTCACATCATCAGACTTTGACGGACTCACCTCCATCTCCAACTATTGCAGTTTGGAAGACGTCCTGCTTGAAGAATGAGAGCTAGATGAAGAAGAAATTCCCTCGAGGTCTAGAATTTGATCCTCTCCTAAGCCGTAGAATTCGTTGTCTTTTCGTTGGTCATCCCCGTCCATCAACAATTGTAGAGACACTTGTGGATCATGTGTTAACTCCTTCATTGACGTGTTCGGTTGTTATTAGGACATGTTAACAAAATACTCGTCATTCTTCTGTGATATaaaattctacaaaaaaaaaaaaacactcaatTAAGATTATCAAtcataatttaaatattttttagtgtaaagaAATATGGAATTTAAAACATAAACGAAATACTTACATACAAATATCTGATCTTAAACCCTAGAACTAATGCACACATACCATGTGAACACATTTCTATTGTAGCCGTCAGATCAATCTGAACGGTGGGTATAAAGCCTTAAAATTAAGTTAATAATTTCCTAAAATAATTCCCAATTCTTTCGCAGTTCCCCCTCCCCGGCCGCCATCAATCCCCTCCTCTCCCCGCCATATACCTCCATCGAAACCACCACCTTTCCTTCCATCTGAgactctgagagagagagagagagaatgggtaAGAACGAGAAGACGGGTCTGGGTAGGGCTCTGGTGAGACAGCACAACCAGCTGGTTCAGCAAACGAAAGAGAAAGGCCTGATGTACAAGAGGCAGCAGAAGAAAGTTCTCGAATCCGTCACCGAAGTCAGCGACATCGACGCCATCGTCGAACAAGCTGACGAGGCCGACCGCCTCTTCTCCCTCGACCACCCTGCCCCTAACCTCCTCATCGACCTGTAAGTTCTGTTTTATTTCCCCCTTTTACCCCTCCAATCAATCAAATTTTCCAAATTCCTCTGGTTTTTTTGGGATTATCGAAttgatttttatgtaattttactaTGAGAGAAGAGATGGGAACGAGATAACCCCGGAGCAGGGGAGGGAGCAGAAGAGGAAAGAGGAGGCCCTGCACGCCGGAAGTCTGCGGGTGCCGCGGAGGCCTGCGTGGACCCCTCAAATGTCTGTGGAGGAGCTGGATAACAATGAAAGGCAAGCCTTCTTGACTTGGCGCAGAAGCCTTGCCAGGCTTGAGGAGAACGACAAGCTTCTCCTTACTCCTTTCGAGAAGAACCTCGATATTTGGAGGCAGCTATGGCGGGTTGTGGAGCGTAGCGATTTGGTAAGATAGGCCAATGGCCTTGTCTCTGTTTCAATGTCACTATGAATCATTGTTGTGTAATAATATTGTGCTGTATTTTATTTCAGCTTGTGATGGTTGTTGATGCGCGAGACCCGCTATTCTATCGCTGCCCTGATCTTGAGGTAATGTTATCAATTTTATCATTCGTTTACATCACCTTGTCGTGTTTGTTGATGAAAGGATGATAGGTGAATAAGCACATTGTTTAACCTTTGAAATGTGATTAATTGGTGGCAGTGCTTGATAGCGATACAGGTTTCAAAAATGATGAATGTAACAAAATTACTTAATACTCATTGGTTCCAGAAACAACAACATTCACTTGTGAGGTTTCGAAAGAACGAATTGTTACTGGTATCCGTGTGTTTAGTAAAATATAGAGTGCTAACAGGATTAAGTTAGTTTATTCCTGTTACAAAGAAGGAGATGTTGTAACTTTTTGCCATCAATCTTGATGGTGTGAGTCCCTTCCATTGAATTTTCAGGGGACAAGTCGTTTAAAGTTTTCTATCAAGATACTTTGAAATGGAGAAACCCTGAGCCTTTCCTTTTTGACTAGAGGATAACTTTGCATAACAGTACTTATCTTTACTTCATGCAGGTTTATGCACGAGAGGTCGACAAGCACAAAAGGACAATGCTTCTTGTTAACAAAGCAGATCTCTTACCTTTATCTGTTAGGTTCGTACTTTTGTAACCATGATCAGCTGATCTGTTCTCCAACTTTACACCCttctaaaatatttttattacttgattttttttttcagagagAAATGGGCCAATTATTTCTGTTCGCAAGATATTCTCTTTGTGTTTTGGTCGGCTAAAGCCGCTACAGCAGCTACAGAAGGGAAAAATCTCAGTTCCCCATGGACAGAAGATAACCTGCACGAGTCAGAAGACCCTGATACTAAAATATACGGGAGGATTGAGCTATTGGCTCGTTTACAATCTGAGGCTGAAGAAATAGTCAGACTGAGGAAATCAGGATCCAGTGATTCTCGAAGTGGAAGTGTTGTTGGAAATTCAGCTTCCAGTAATGTAGTTGTGGGATTTGTTGGATATCCAAATGTGGGAAAGAGCTCGACTATTAATGCCTTGGTAGGCCAGAAGAAGACAGGTGTTACCTCTACTCCTGGGAAGACAAAGCATTTCCAAACATTGATTATGTCTGATGAGTTAATGCTATGTGATTGCCCTGGATTAGTCTTTCCATCGTTTTCAAGCTCCAGACATGAGATGATTGCTTCTGGTGTATTGCCAATTGATCGAATGACCGAGAATAGGGAGGCTGTGCAGGTAGTGGCCAATCGAGTTCCAAGACATGTTATTGAAGCGGTTTACAGGATTGATCTGCCCAAACCCAAATCCTATGAACTGCAGTCGCGACCACCTCTGGCAGCAGAATTTTTGAGGGCCTATTGTGCCTCTCGTGGTTATGTTGCCTCTAGTGGACTTCCTGATGAAACAAAAGCTGCCCGCCAAATTTTGAAGGATTACATTGATGGGAAACTGCCCCATTATCAAATGCCCCCTGGAATGACTGCTGAGGAAGATGATGTGGGAAACGGCTTACCTGAACATCATAAGTCAGGCTCCTCTGATGATGAAAACTCTGAAGATGATGAAGGTGAAGACGAGCCGGAGCTTGATCATGCCCTGGAAGACCTCAATTCATTTGACATAGCTAATGGGCTTGCTACCAAGAAGAAAGTCGCTGTCAGGAAGCCCACTGCTCCTCATAAACAACACAAAAAGACTCAGAGGAAAAAGGATCGCTCCTGGAGGGTAGGCAATGATGGTGGAGATGGAATGCCCGTTGTAAGAGTGCTTCAGAAACCAGCGAACACCGGTCCTGTTAAGGTTGGATAGTTCATTCATGCACCCTTAACCTTTATTCAGCTTCTCGTGCTGCAATTTAGAATCCATATGGGTTATGTGTAATAGCAATCAAACTCTATTTCCTGTGCATGGGTGTCATCCCCATAACTTTGTTTCGGCCCAACCCACCACACCAAAAAGGGTGAGTGAAGAAAGTATAAGGAAGCATTTATGTAGGCTGAAGAGTGGTTCTGTTTTTAGGACCGGGTTTCTCTCCGGATCCCATCCGTCAGGATCCTCCGGATCTTTCAATTCAATTCTGAAGctggagagagagatggagaaaagggaagaagatgaacatggGAAGGTTAacagggaagaagaaagaagatgaacagGAGAAGGGGAAGACGGGTGAAGATGAACAGGAGAAGGTGAAGGTGAAAATGGAATTAATTTATGGCCATTCGATTTTCGTTTGAACGGACATGATCGAAGAATCCGTTGGATATGGATGGAAGTGCCTATTCCcttttttatatgttttcttattgacaattgtgTACTACAAATTGGACACTACAAAAATAGAGTTCACAAATTGAAATCCAAAATAGAGTAATAACA
Encoded proteins:
- the LOC126585020 gene encoding GTPase LSG1-2-like, which codes for MGKNEKTGLGRALVRQHNQLVQQTKEKGLMYKRQQKKVLESVTEVSDIDAIVEQADEADRLFSLDHPAPNLLIDLDGNEITPEQGREQKRKEEALHAGSLRVPRRPAWTPQMSVEELDNNERQAFLTWRRSLARLEENDKLLLTPFEKNLDIWRQLWRVVERSDLLVMVVDARDPLFYRCPDLEVYAREVDKHKRTMLLVNKADLLPLSVREKWANYFCSQDILFVFWSAKAATAATEGKNLSSPWTEDNLHESEDPDTKIYGRIELLARLQSEAEEIVRLRKSGSSDSRSGSVVGNSASSNVVVGFVGYPNVGKSSTINALVGQKKTGVTSTPGKTKHFQTLIMSDELMLCDCPGLVFPSFSSSRHEMIASGVLPIDRMTENREAVQVVANRVPRHVIEAVYRIDLPKPKSYELQSRPPLAAEFLRAYCASRGYVASSGLPDETKAARQILKDYIDGKLPHYQMPPGMTAEEDDVGNGLPEHHKSGSSDDENSEDDEGEDEPELDHALEDLNSFDIANGLATKKKVAVRKPTAPHKQHKKTQRKKDRSWRVGNDGGDGMPVVRVLQKPANTGPVKVG